From a region of the Nyctibius grandis isolate bNycGra1 chromosome 10, bNycGra1.pri, whole genome shotgun sequence genome:
- the CCDC66 gene encoding coiled-coil domain-containing protein 66 isoform X1, whose protein sequence is MNLGDGLKLETEVLDGKPRLILAASDKPKPAMMMGNKARAPKHALRIRHTGHVPRSTQNACIKQENLTKPRSESSLSMTKGEKLQVTKHSSHEDATKDHSLIFQRDSTNRYPDSENPNVSKQKPQNPCVSAEGPRSSACLTQEQLQQILMTVKEGTRSTSETHNEEQEEMATNEASEENMIVLLQKACEVSSVPDEATSNSSRNQEAYPQPGQKVIKDSWKPADMFSTLGEREAEKALLEFRKTQWKKELDEQVALKKKLKETLEREVGYFWAKPGNNKAHKEKADPDKTMFPADSIITTEENCVCTTALTTEANKVLLNVSRAPAGQFSDFSSDLPAVSCTAFVLGEAVPQERPFSTLKHEQQQKWLEELDKQKEEAKLRKIEEKLNLSKAEEHDRWAMHFDSLKNHLNANAQHPLNGMYKSQPESLSLSPDPQELTAFIHAFSPAALGNLMPSKVGNAEKAAKNSALEHSQKVSFLRSMTALLDPAQIEERDRRRQKQLEHQKAIMAQVEEKRKKKQLEEEQRKWEEQEEEQRLARAKEQMQKQFEEEMLKQKEKEELMTLKTNELYQTMQKAQELAERLKQEQRIQDLAQKGHDISKLQKNFGGDDTEFENCNTDISHQSHNFSDDIKSHVDQQTSPRKDTAVQTDDFNTPAYIESAEERTLCCRSPDISIEYKKTSNSKKYQKEMQYIDKNKISGKENGGIYSDLYEQYARKERQIKPSEKYSKRPDWNINKPGKRYIPASERYPKQQQKQREENKVRRQMELLQLVERNTPGNLCPKKGGYSDKSPSPHEEINMKNKGHRIRKEEQLHKNHLSEERSESPPVPAVGNRLHQVQQKQIHASNFLVHNNSRREKKIKTGTQERSSPPPITEAGRPPSSQFIPYVRTNEVYYLDPDAPETRPSTHDQQYQQFNDSYQTPRQIFSSDHVRDPLLNPDVVKIRERQQAILKGLSELRQGLLQKQKELETALIPPIAQEENFISPF, encoded by the exons AGATGGACTGAAGCTTGAAACTGAAGTGTTGGATGGAAAGCCTAGGCTAATTTTAGCTgcttctg ATAAACCAAAGCCTGCAATGATG ATGGGTAATAAAGCCAGAGCACCTAAACACGCACTGAGAATAAGGCATACTGGGCATGTTCCGAGGTCAACACAAAATGCTTGTATCAAGCAGGAAAACTTAACAAAACCAAGAAGTGAATCAAGCTTATCAATGACAAAAGGTGAAAAACTGCAAGTTACTAAACACTCCTCACATGAAGACGCAACTAAAGATCACTCTTTGATTTTCCAAAGAGATAGCACAAACAGATATCCTGATTCAGAGAATCCTAATGTTAGTAAACAGAAACCTCAAAACCCATGTGTATCAGCTGAAGGCCCGCGAAGTTCGGCGTGTTTAACGCAAGAACAGCTTCAACAGATTTTGATGACTGTAAAAGAAGGAACTAGAAGCACCTCTGAGACACATAATGAAGAGCAAGAGGAAATGG CTACTAATGAGGCATCAGAGGAGAACATGATAGTATTGCTCCAGAAAGCTTGTGAAGTTTCATCTGTTCCAGATGAAGCTACTTCTAATTCAAGCAGGAACCAAGAAGCATATCCACAGCCAGGACAGAAAGTTAT aaaGGATTCGTGGAAACCTGCTGACATGTTTAGTACCCTGGGTGAAAGAGAAGCGGAGAAAGCCTTGTTAGAATTTAGAAAGACCCAATGGAAGAAGGAATTAG atgAACAGGTAGCActgaagaagaaactgaaagaaacttTGGAGAGAGAGGTGGGTTATTTCTGGGCAAAACCTGGGAATAATAAAGCCCATAAAGAGAAAGCTGACCCAGATAAG ACGATGTTTCCGGCTGACTCAATTATTACCACTGAGGAAAACTGTGTCTGTACAACTGCTTTAACCACAGAGGCTAATAAAGTTCTACTGAATGTTTCACGTGCTCCAGCTGGGCAGTTTTCTGATTTCAGTTCTGACTTACCAGCTGTCAGTTGCACAGCATTTGTTTTAGGG gaagcTGTGCCACAGGAACGACCTTTTAGCACTTTGAAGCATGAGCAACAGCAGAAGTGGCTTGAAGAGCTGgacaaacagaaggaagaagctAAGCTAcgaaaaatagaagaaaaacttaATTTATCAAAG GCTGAAGAGCATGACAGATGGGCAATGCATTTTGATTCTTTAAAGAACCACCTTAATGCTAATGCACAACACCCTTTAAATGGAATGTACAAAAGCCAGCCTGAAAGTCTTTCCCTGTCACCTGACCCTCAGGAGCTGACTGCTTTTATTCACGCTTTTTCACCTGCAGCTTTAGGCAACCTCATGCCCTCAAAGgtgggaaatgcagaaaaagctgCTAAAAACAGTGCTTTGGAACACAGTCAAAAAGTCAG TTTCCTCCGTTCAATGACAGCTCTCCTAGACCCTGCACAGATTGAAGAGAGAGACAGGCGGCGGCAGAAACAGTTAGAACATCAG AAAGCAATAATGGCTCAGGTAGAAGAAAAACGGAAGAAGAAACAactggaggaggagcagagaaaatgggaagaacAAGAGGAAGAACAGCGCCTAGCACGAGCAAAAGAACAAATGCAGAAGCAGTTTGAAGAAGAGatgctgaaacaaaaagaaaaggag gaactCATGACTCTTAAAACAAATGAGCTTTATCAGACAATGCAGAAAGCTCAAGAATTAGCAGAGAGATTAAAACAAGAACAGCGCATTCAAGATTTGGCTCAGAAGGGACATGACATTTCAAAACTTCAGAAGAATTTTGGTGGTG atgATACAGAATTTGAAAATTGTAATACTGACATTTCACATCAAAGCCATAATTTTTCTGATGACATTAAGAGCCACGTTGATCAGCAGACTTCACCTCGGAAGGACACTGCTGTGCAGACag atgactTTAATACTCCAGCATACATTGAGTCAGCTGAAGAAAGAACTCTGTGTTGCAGATCACCTGATATTTCCATAGAATATAAAAAAACCTCTAACAGCAAAAAATACCAGAAGGAAATGCAGTatatagataaaaataaaatttcaggaaaagagaATGGTGGCATTTACAGTGATCTATATGAACAAtatgcaagaaaagaaagacaaattaaaccttcagaaaaatacagcaaaagacCTGACTGGAACATAAACAAGCCTGGGAAAAGATATATTCCAGCATCAGAAAGATACCctaaacagcaacaaaaacaaagggaagaaaacaaagtaagaCGACAAATGGAGCTGCTTCAGTTGGTAGAAAGAAATACCCCTGGGAATCTCTGCCCAAAAAAGGGTGGTTATTCAGACAAGTCTCCTTCACctcatgaagaaataaatatgaagaataaGGGACATCGAATCAGAAAG GAAGAACAATTACATAAGAATCATTTGAGTGAAGAAAG ATCTGAATCACCACCTGTTCCAGCAGTTGGCAACAGATTACACCAAGTACAACAAAAACAGATACATGCTTCTAATTTCCTGGTGCATAACAAcagtagaagagagaaaaaaatcaagacaggTACACAGGAGAGGAGCTCCCCTCCTCCCATTACAGAAGCTGGAAGACCTCCCTCTTCACAATTTATACCGTATGTTCGAACAAATGAAGTATATTATCTTGATCCAGATGCACCAGAGACCAGACCTTCAACACATGACCAACAGTATCAACAGTTTAATG ATTCTTACCAAACACCGCGACAGATTTTTAGCTCTGATCACGTTAGAGATCCTCTTCTAAATCCTGATGTAGTTAAGATCAGAGAGAGACAACAAGCAATTCTCAAAGGACTGTCAGAATTACGCCAG
- the CCDC66 gene encoding coiled-coil domain-containing protein 66 isoform X2: MNLGDGLKLETEVLDGKPRLILAASDKPKPAMMMGNKARAPKHALRIRHTGHVPRSTQNACIKQENLTKPRSESSLSMTKGEKLQVTKHSSHEDATKDHSLIFQRDSTNRYPDSENPNVSKQKPQNPCVSAEGPRSSACLTQEQLQQILMTVKEGTRSTSETHNEEQEEMATNEASEENMIVLLQKACEVSSVPDEATSNSSRNQEAYPQPGQKVIKDSWKPADMFSTLGEREAEKALLEFRKTQWKKELDEQVALKKKLKETLEREVGYFWAKPGNNKAHKEKADPDKTMFPADSIITTEENCVCTTALTTEANKVLLNVSRAPAGQFSDFSSDLPAVSCTAFVLGEAVPQERPFSTLKHEQQQKWLEELDKQKEEAKLRKIEEKLNLSKAEEHDRWAMHFDSLKNHLNANAQHPLNGMYKSQPESLSLSPDPQELTAFIHAFSPAALGNLMPSKVGNAEKAAKNSALEHSQKVSFLRSMTALLDPAQIEERDRRRQKQLEHQKAIMAQVEEKRKKKQLEEEQRKWEEQEEEQRLARAKEQMQKQFEEEMLKQKEKEELMTLKTNELYQTMQKAQELAERLKQEQRIQDLAQKGHDISKLQKNFGGDDTEFENCNTDISHQSHNFSDDIKSHVDQQTSPRKDTAVQTDDFNTPAYIESAEERTLCCRSPDISIEYKKTSNSKKYQKEMQYIDKNKISGKENGGIYSDLYEQYARKERQIKPSEKYSKRPDWNINKPGKRYIPASERYPKQQQKQREENKVRRQMELLQLVERNTPGNLCPKKGGYSDKSPSPHEEINMKNKGHRIRKI; this comes from the exons AGATGGACTGAAGCTTGAAACTGAAGTGTTGGATGGAAAGCCTAGGCTAATTTTAGCTgcttctg ATAAACCAAAGCCTGCAATGATG ATGGGTAATAAAGCCAGAGCACCTAAACACGCACTGAGAATAAGGCATACTGGGCATGTTCCGAGGTCAACACAAAATGCTTGTATCAAGCAGGAAAACTTAACAAAACCAAGAAGTGAATCAAGCTTATCAATGACAAAAGGTGAAAAACTGCAAGTTACTAAACACTCCTCACATGAAGACGCAACTAAAGATCACTCTTTGATTTTCCAAAGAGATAGCACAAACAGATATCCTGATTCAGAGAATCCTAATGTTAGTAAACAGAAACCTCAAAACCCATGTGTATCAGCTGAAGGCCCGCGAAGTTCGGCGTGTTTAACGCAAGAACAGCTTCAACAGATTTTGATGACTGTAAAAGAAGGAACTAGAAGCACCTCTGAGACACATAATGAAGAGCAAGAGGAAATGG CTACTAATGAGGCATCAGAGGAGAACATGATAGTATTGCTCCAGAAAGCTTGTGAAGTTTCATCTGTTCCAGATGAAGCTACTTCTAATTCAAGCAGGAACCAAGAAGCATATCCACAGCCAGGACAGAAAGTTAT aaaGGATTCGTGGAAACCTGCTGACATGTTTAGTACCCTGGGTGAAAGAGAAGCGGAGAAAGCCTTGTTAGAATTTAGAAAGACCCAATGGAAGAAGGAATTAG atgAACAGGTAGCActgaagaagaaactgaaagaaacttTGGAGAGAGAGGTGGGTTATTTCTGGGCAAAACCTGGGAATAATAAAGCCCATAAAGAGAAAGCTGACCCAGATAAG ACGATGTTTCCGGCTGACTCAATTATTACCACTGAGGAAAACTGTGTCTGTACAACTGCTTTAACCACAGAGGCTAATAAAGTTCTACTGAATGTTTCACGTGCTCCAGCTGGGCAGTTTTCTGATTTCAGTTCTGACTTACCAGCTGTCAGTTGCACAGCATTTGTTTTAGGG gaagcTGTGCCACAGGAACGACCTTTTAGCACTTTGAAGCATGAGCAACAGCAGAAGTGGCTTGAAGAGCTGgacaaacagaaggaagaagctAAGCTAcgaaaaatagaagaaaaacttaATTTATCAAAG GCTGAAGAGCATGACAGATGGGCAATGCATTTTGATTCTTTAAAGAACCACCTTAATGCTAATGCACAACACCCTTTAAATGGAATGTACAAAAGCCAGCCTGAAAGTCTTTCCCTGTCACCTGACCCTCAGGAGCTGACTGCTTTTATTCACGCTTTTTCACCTGCAGCTTTAGGCAACCTCATGCCCTCAAAGgtgggaaatgcagaaaaagctgCTAAAAACAGTGCTTTGGAACACAGTCAAAAAGTCAG TTTCCTCCGTTCAATGACAGCTCTCCTAGACCCTGCACAGATTGAAGAGAGAGACAGGCGGCGGCAGAAACAGTTAGAACATCAG AAAGCAATAATGGCTCAGGTAGAAGAAAAACGGAAGAAGAAACAactggaggaggagcagagaaaatgggaagaacAAGAGGAAGAACAGCGCCTAGCACGAGCAAAAGAACAAATGCAGAAGCAGTTTGAAGAAGAGatgctgaaacaaaaagaaaaggag gaactCATGACTCTTAAAACAAATGAGCTTTATCAGACAATGCAGAAAGCTCAAGAATTAGCAGAGAGATTAAAACAAGAACAGCGCATTCAAGATTTGGCTCAGAAGGGACATGACATTTCAAAACTTCAGAAGAATTTTGGTGGTG atgATACAGAATTTGAAAATTGTAATACTGACATTTCACATCAAAGCCATAATTTTTCTGATGACATTAAGAGCCACGTTGATCAGCAGACTTCACCTCGGAAGGACACTGCTGTGCAGACag atgactTTAATACTCCAGCATACATTGAGTCAGCTGAAGAAAGAACTCTGTGTTGCAGATCACCTGATATTTCCATAGAATATAAAAAAACCTCTAACAGCAAAAAATACCAGAAGGAAATGCAGTatatagataaaaataaaatttcaggaaaagagaATGGTGGCATTTACAGTGATCTATATGAACAAtatgcaagaaaagaaagacaaattaaaccttcagaaaaatacagcaaaagacCTGACTGGAACATAAACAAGCCTGGGAAAAGATATATTCCAGCATCAGAAAGATACCctaaacagcaacaaaaacaaagggaagaaaacaaagtaagaCGACAAATGGAGCTGCTTCAGTTGGTAGAAAGAAATACCCCTGGGAATCTCTGCCCAAAAAAGGGTGGTTATTCAGACAAGTCTCCTTCACctcatgaagaaataaatatgaagaataaGGGACATCGAATCAGAAAG ATCTGA